From Andrena cerasifolii isolate SP2316 chromosome 12, iyAndCera1_principal, whole genome shotgun sequence, a single genomic window includes:
- the LOC143374986 gene encoding NACHT and WD repeat domain-containing protein 2, with amino-acid sequence MDETIIDSIFAGSLKSLPPVSSKIVRIFTSSTFTDTAMERNTLMAQCYPKIKDYCREKHGLEFQVVDMRWGVRDEATDDHMTTELCMREIENCQRLSMGPNFVVFLGQKYGYRPIPTYVLSAELEMLRNELDGQGMDVSLLDRWYKKDSNAVPPMSILQPISSILKNFNNKRIPKLQQEDQAIWWDTMVKMQKLFRKGAQSLYNAGKFDKDTMHNYFMSVTEREVINGVLNVKNTKNHCLAYVRYINNINLQNLRKASLFIDILNRSLDNEACKLLANLRDDRLPNKIESTNLERYTVEWIGRDGLDPETHGEYLQHFITHFYRNIIKLVDRAMRKEDSSAQGQIITEMLQHLHACNNSVKVFYGREDTLESIKEYMLEDSDKPLVLYGEGGCGKTSLLAKSAGLASTAWLTGKKPINIIRFLGTTPDSSALTPTLISICQQISYNFMLPFEEIPDDLVPLTAYFKYLLTLATIEQPILLFLDSVDQLTGVQGNKLSWLPTRLPSNCKMILSCAAEESNPVISRDYHLLRRMIDTEENFIEVVALGEDLAMEVIRMWMKTAHRDLNNYQWRLVANAISKCSLPIFVKLVFAEICRWRSYTKPADTHLTCTVMDSIMMLFERIEKQHGKILVFHALAYITAAKSGLSESELEDLISLDDKVLDDVYQYHLPPVRRIPPLLWTRIRSDLPNYLSEREADGVSVLNWYHRQFRDAARERYFKNMNMAMYFHSMIADYCLGIWGGGRPKPFKFTEIQRHRFNLADKEGVADRKVPEQPLAFYSKEGTITRYNLRKFGELPFHLVRSRRFNDLFENVLFNYEWLHAKLSSCPLQAVLSDFEDACTFVDDQNVVRELMLVADALRLGGAILGSHPDMLAPQLIGRLLPEIGGNANVKMLLRACDNDGAKDCSLLPVYHCLHTPGGPLKYSLEGHQFAVFGFCLTSDYRYVVSISNRFITWDLSTSDMARDVNPGVEGIMQNLVLSPDNRYAAASTTNYQSVVLNTLTSEFVILDNPLPNEDPVYGVHLMNQFFFVYGRLAWCRFDLRGNLLETRTNPEDSNKWPILHVEHLNLDDYRIIFWSGSMEDTRMLLHTYRKKASLDPLHFHSVLVMTNDKKVLYTCTTKNDHRVTKYSCDETSSEWEKVSDIPRAFNDDVEYLLQLKLDREEEMLLATSANGFVVWFLESKSDAHVLMLPNGVRNISTKMLCSNSIMVSGTKNYAVAGVRKNLYVWSLETSELVKILDAHFARIIQLEALTVANWNSVVTSSIDRSVKVWNINNIFEQVHVIDRHELQIDMISLAEDCNLAATVTRDCVGIWDLQTGKLISKLADTPLGAIVTHACMTHDGKYVVSSESGNILIWNRITEQVLFKEEQQHVKQLTLIENSSKFMAISRPKNPTGVENMKTIATLYMRSIPDGQIIFSLEYLVRSHTGTPFRNVVITSDNSFLVAPAADKGNRDCVIIYNAKSGTLISKIPVKLPGFKDIVSITPMPNKPQWVGIIGSDKGTILDINKKKIVRTIPKWSGNISKDGKYTLYAPSRGGLELLELKKGTSIKTYIPKVAEGVFTVISMFNRTDEYVLYYHSGRKTIRVFRSSECELIANYRVQAELSAIDSTYDGKSIVLGTVDGCVSVLAIADPKKAEMKEYVGNLPSRDEDWKKKTEKQRAVIKFKAAARIARVTHELNTTVRSTNVTDIIEELDENVE; translated from the exons ATGGACGAAACGATTATCGATTCGATCTTCGCGGGATCTTTGAAATCCCTGCCACCTGTCAGCTCCAAAATCGTGAGGATATTTACGAGCTCGACTTTCACAG ACACCGCGATGGAGCGGAACACGCTGATGGCTCAATGCTATCCCAAGATCAAGGACTACTGCAGGGAGAAGCACGGATTGGAGTTCCAG GTAGTCGATATGAGATGGGGCGTGAGGGACGAGGCCACGGACGATCACATGACCACAGAGCTCTGTATGAGGGAAATAGAGAATTGCCAGAGACTCTCGATGGGGCCCAATTTTGTG GTTTTCCTCGGTCAGAAGTACGGCTATCGCCCTATTCCAACGTACGTGCTCAGTGCCGAGTTGGAAATGTTGCGGAATGAGTTAGACGGCCAGGGGATGGATGTCAGCCTCCTTGATAGATGGTACAAGAAGGATAGTAATGCAGTGCCACCGATGAGTATTCTGCAGCCAATATCCTCGATACTGAAGAACTTTAACAACAAG AGGATACCGAAGCTGCAGCAGGAGGATCAGGCCATTTGGTGGGACACCATGGTAAAGATGCAGAAGCTGTTCAGAAAGGGGGCACAGTCTTTGTACAACGCGGGGAAGTTCGACAAGGACACCATGCATAATTACTTTATGTCCG TCACCGAGCGGGAGGTGATCAACGGCGTCTTGAACGTTAAAAACACGAAGAATCATTGTCTGGCTTACGTGCGATATATAAATAACATTAATCTGCAAAATCTGAGGAAGGCCAGCTTATTCATCGACATACTTAACAGAAGCCTGGACAATGAAGCCTGCAAGTTGTTGGCGAATTTGAGGGACGACAGGCTCCCGAATAAGATCGAAAGTACAAATCTAGAGAG ATACACGGTGGAATGGATTGGTCGAGACGGCCTAGACCCAGAAACCCATGGCGAGTATCTTCAGCATTTCATCACGCACTTTTATCGGAACATAATAAAGCTGGTGGATCGCGCTATGAGAAAAGAAGATAGCTCCGCGCAGGGACAGATTATAACAGAAATGTTGCAGCATCTGCATGCTTGCAATAATTCTGTAAAG GTGTTTTATGGGCGAGAGGACACTCTGGAGAGCATCAAGGAGTACATGCTGGAGGACAGCGATAAACCTTTGGTTCTGTACGGAGAAGGGGGGTGTGGAAAGACATCCTTGCTGGCGAAAAGCGCGGGACTTGCGAGCACAGCGTGGCTCACTGGTAAAAAGCCCATCAACATAATCCGATTCCTTGGCACAACACCGGACAGCAGCGCTCTGACACCCACGTTGATCTCCATTTGTCAACAA ATCTCTTACAACTTCATGCTGCCCTTTGAAGAGATCCCCGACGATCTCGTGCCGCTGACGGCTTACTTCAAATATTTGCTTACCCTCGCTACAATCGAGCAGCCGATTCTCTTGTTTCTCGACAGCGTGGATCAATTAACAGGGGTGCAGGGTAACAAATTGTCATGGCTACCTACTAGGCTTCCGTCGAACTGCAAG ATGATCCTATCCTGCGCCGCGGAGGAATCGAACCCCGTGATTTCCCGCGACTATCATCTGCTACGTAGAATGATAGACACAGAGGAGAACTTCATCGAAGTGGTCGCCCTTGGGGAAGACCTAGCCATGGAGGTGATCAG AATGTGGATGAAGACAGCCCACAGAGACCTGAACAACTACCAATGGCGCCTCGTGGCGAACGCCATATCCAAGTGCTCTCTGCCGATCTTCGTGAAGCTGGTGTTCGCCGAGATCTGCAGGTGGAGGAGCTACACGAAGCCAGCGGACACCCATTTGACCTGCACCGTGATGGACAGCATAATGATGCTGTTCGAGAGGATCGAGAAGCAACACGGCAAGATCCTGGTGTTCCACGCGCTGGCCTACATCACCGCCGCTAAGTCGGGCCTGTCCGAGTCGGAGCTGGAGGACCTGATCTCTCTGGACGACAAGGTGCTCGACGACGTGTACCAGTATCACTTGCCGCCGGTCAGAAGAATCCCGCCCCTGCTCTGGACCAGGATACGAAGCGACTTGCCGAATTACTTGAGCGAGAGGGAGGCCGACGGGGTGAGTGTCCTGAACTGGTATCACAGGCAGTTCAGGGACGCGGCCAGGGAGAGGTATTTCAAGAACATGAACATGGCCATGTACTTTCACTCGATGATCGCTGATTACTGCCTCGGCATCTGGGGGGGTGGGCGCCCCAAGCCCTTCAAGTTCACCGAGATACAGAGACACCG ATTTAACTTGGCAGACAAGGAAGGCGTGGCGGACAGGAAGGTGCCCGAGCAACCCCTGGCCTTCTACTCCAAAGAGGGGACGATTACTAGGTACAATTTAAGAAAG TTTGGAGAGCTGCCCTTTCACTTGGTGCGATCTCGTCGCTTCAACGATCTCTTCGAGAACGTGCTGTTCAACTACGAGTGGCTGCATGCCAAGCTCAGCTCCTGTCCACTCCAAGCCGTGCTCTCTGACTTCGAAGACGCCTGCACCTTCGTCGACGATCAGAACGTTGTTAG AGAACTGATGCTGGTCGCGGACGCGCTCAGATTAGGGGGTGCCATTCTGGGCTCTCACCCAGACATGCTGGCCCCGCAATTGATAGGTCGCTTACTACCAGAGATAGGTGGAAACGCGAACGTGAAAATGCTGCTACGAGCGTGCGATAACGACGGTGCCAAGGATTGCTCCCTCCTCCCCGTTTACCACTGTCTGCACACCCCTGGAGGGCCTCTGAAA TATTCACTGGAGGGCCATCAGTTCGCCGTGTTCGGCTTCTGTCTGACGTCCGACTACAGGTACGTGGTGTCGATATCCAATCGGTTCATCACCTGGGATCTGAGCACCAGCGACATGGCTAGGGACGTAAATCCTGGCGTGGAGGGTATCATGCAGAACCTAGTTCTGAGCCCCGATAACAGATACGCCGCCGCGTCCACGACCAACTATCAG AGCGTCGTGCTGAATACTTTGACGAGCGAGTTTGTCATCCTCGATAATCCACTTCCTAACGAAGACCCTGTGTACGGCGTTCACTTGATGAATCAGTTCTTCTTCGTTTACGGGAGGCTGGCCTGGTGCAGGTTTGACTTGCGAGGCAACTTGCTGGAGACTCGCACGAATCCAGAAGATTCGAACAAATGGCCAATTTTGC ACGTGGAGCATTTGAATCTGGACGATTATAGAATAATCTTTTGGTCGGGGAGCATGGAGGACACTCGTATGCTTCTGCATACCTACAGGAAGAAAGCGTCTCTGGATCCCCTGCATTTCCACAG CGTCCTAGTGATGACCAACGACAAAAAGGTTCTGTACACTTGTACGACCAAGAATGATCATCGAGTGACGAAATATTCGTGCGACGAGACGTCCTCGGAATGGGAGAAGGTTTCCGATATACCCAGAGCTTTCAACGACGACGTTGAGTACTTGTTGCAATTGAAGCTGGACAGAGAGGAGGAAATGCTGCTGGCTACGAGCGCCAACGGCTTCGTCGTTTGGTTCTTGGAGAGCAAAAGCGATGCCCACGTTCTGATGCTGCCGAACGGAGTTCGGAATATCAGCACGAAAATGCTGTGCTCGAACTCGATTATGGTCAGTGGTACGAAGAACTATGCTGTCGCTGGTGTAAG AAAGAATCTGTACGTCTGGAGCCTCGAGACTAGTGAATTAGTGAAGATATTGGACGCTCACTTCGCTAGAATCATTCAATTGGAGGCACTGACTGTTGCGAATTGGAACAGCGTGGTAACGTCGAGTATAGACAGAAGCGTTAAAGTATGGAATATAAACAATATCTTCGAGCAGGTTCACGTAATCGACAGGCACGAATTGCAGATAGACATGATAAG CCTAGCAGAAGATTGTAATTTAGCAGCAACCGTGACCAGAGATTGCGTGGGGATTTGGGATTTGCAAACGGGAAAGTTGATCTCGAAGTTAGCCGATACTCCCTTGGGGGCAATTGTTACGCACGCCTGTATGACGCACGATGGAAA ATATGTTGTCTCGTCGGAATCGGGTAATATATTAATATGGAACAGAATTACGGAGCAGGTGTTGTTTAAAGAGGAACAACAGCACGTGAAGCAGTTGACACTGATTGAAAACTCGTCCAAGTTCATGGCCATTTCCAGGCCAAAGAATCCAACTGGTGtagagaatatgaaaacgaTCGCCACTCTTTACATGAGGTCAATTCCTG ACGGACAGATAATATTTTCACTGGAGTACCTAGTCAGGAGCCACACAGGCACACCCTTTAGAAACGTTGTAATAACATCCGACAATTCATTTCTGGTTGCGCCAGCAGCTGATAAGGGTAATAGAGATTGCGTTATAATTTACAATGCAAAGTCGGGCACACTGATCAGTAAGATTCCTGTAAAATTACCAGGCTTCAAA GATATCGTAAGCATCACTCCTATGCCAAACAAACCACAATGGGTGGGGATTATAGGATCCGATAAAGGTACTATCTTGGACATAAACAAGAAGAAGATTGTGCGCACGATCCCCAAATGGAGCGGAAATATTAGTAAAGATGGGAAATACACGTTATACGCACCCAGCAG GGGGGGTTTGGAACTTTTAGAACTGAAGAAAGGCACTAGCATAAAGACTTACATCCCGAAGGTTGCGGAAGGAGTGTTCACTGTGATATCTATGTTCAACCGCACGGACGAATACGTTCTTTATTACCACAGCGGACGAAAAACCATACGCGTGTTTAG ATCATCGGAATGCGAACTGATAGCGAATTACAGGGTTCAAGCGGAGTTAAGCGCAATTGACAGCACGTACGACGGTAAAAGTATAGTCTTAGGTACGGTCGATGGATGCGTGTCTGTTTTAGCTATAGCGGATCCCAAGAAGGCAGAAATGAAAGAATATGTTGGAAACTTACCCTCGCGTGACGAAGAT TggaaaaagaaaactgaaaagcAGCGTGCAGTTATTAAGTTCAAAGCTGCAGCTCGAATCGCTAGGGTAACGCACGAGTTAAATACAACTGTGCGAAGTACAAACGTTACGGATATAATTGAGGAATTAgatgaaaatgtagaataa